The Cryptococcus gattii WM276 chromosome F, complete sequence genome segment CCTTTGGCATTCTTACGATATCGTTCATCCGAACTCTCTGTAATGTACAACATCTAATCCCTCTTCAAGGGCATCTTCACTAAAAATGATCTCTCACCACCACCTTCTCCAAGAGGGTGCAACTCCTCGACCTCCATGCCGGGCAGTAAGTTACCTTCCCCAAGCAAATCGTCTGTCGACCTTTCTTTGGCCATAACAACATAAATCTCCATGCCATCACCAACTTCGATATGTCTTTCAGTTGCGGAAGTGAAGGAGTCGACGACAAGGGAAAGGACAGTGGAGAGGGGAAGATTACCGGGGACGAAGGGAGCAGCTCCTGGTTCGGGTTGTTGGTTCTTGAAATAAACTTGGTTGTCAAGGAAGGGCTGGATGAGTGATTGAGCGGCACCGGCAGCGCGGCAAGCTTCTCGTTCGTAAGAACCAACAGGGTCGAATGAGTAGACAGCTCCGGATCCTTGCACAAGTTCAGACGTCTGTTCACTGCAATACTCGACAGTCACTTACCGTCTTCTTCGATACCACCCAAAATGTTGTATACATAGTAAGGGAAGAATCGCTTTCCGTAGAGCATGGTCTGGATCATCCTAGCGATAGATTTGAGGCTCATAGGCTTGTTATGGGCGTGCTCATACCACTGCAATACACATCAATAAATATCCGCTTCACAAGCCACTCCTCAGAGACCCACTTCTAATCTTTGCTTTACTCTCTTAACAAAATTGTTTCCGTCCGCCGCAAAACCGTTAGTAGCCAAGACCACTTTGTCCGTTCTGTTAAGATTGATCAAGTTAGCTCGGACATCAACAAATGATGTCAACGGAAACAACTCACAATTGCCAAACTTTACGAGCATATCGGGTTTGGATACTGTATCCTTCTGACTGTCTAGTGTCTCCTGCTATGATGCTAAAGTCTTTGCCGGCAATAGCAAGGATGGAACCACCGTTGTCACTGTAAGGGTTAAATCCATGGCTACGAAAAGTACATTAGTTCGCAGATCGCTTGTTTTTCATATAAAACCTCACTGTTGGACGGGACCGGCTGCATGGTCTTGGTAAgatggtggaggaggagcgTAGAGGGCCATCGCTTGGGAATTCTATATTCATATAAAGACATGCACTATACACCTCTTGAACCATCTTCGAGCGACGAGCAAGGATCCGCCAACGCGTCACCGTGAAGCGGGACCAAATTCGGCAATTGGTCAAATGTGGCATTACCTGGGTATTATGTAATCGATAATGAAACCGCCAGGTGCCCGTTCCTCACCTTTTTGTTTGAAGTTGCGTAGTTCAtttctttttgtttttgtAACAGCTGTCTCTTTTGCCTTTTGTCTTTCCTTGAGACTACCACTCCGCACTGACAACCTATGCACAGCTACAGCCCCTTCCTCATCGACAGATAACAATAAAACACGGTCAAGAAGGCGCTGAAACACGCGCGAGGACAAATAATAGTCATGTCCATCAATCTCTTGTTGCTGATGTACAATGGGCTCATTCTTGAGATATCTTGCAACTACGTATATGGTATTCTCTGACTCCATGATTGCCACTAACATACTGAACTCACAATCTTAACTTAACTTGTATTTACGCTTTTCCTCATCAGTGACAGCCTTCTCCACTAACTCTCCGCGCTTACAAGCCGTCATTCCGCCCATGCCCTACCCACATCCTCCTCCCAAATTTGTCAGCTCTGACGAGATTATTCCCCTATCTCCATCTGTCAGAACGCCCTTTGCCCAATATGTTGCGTCTCCTCTTCCAGCGACTCCTCATACCGCTTACTCTccaccatcatcctctCAACAGTCAGCGATCTCACCTCTTCGACCATATCTCACATTATTACCGCGAGTTATGCTtaccttcttctccccaTACCTTTTACCCATGATTCTCACCATCTCTCATCTTATACAGAATCGTTCTTCTACAGCTTCCCTCGCCACTTCTCTCAAGTCTTCGGTTCTCTCTGCATGCTCAGGTCTTGCTAAGGGTGCATCATCTATCAAAACCCTGCCGAGATATTTGGCCATGCAGACAAACCAGGAAGCCATAAGGGCGACACAAGCCAGTATTTTAGCCATTGGGACCATGTTGATGGATGCAATCGCCATTATTGAGGCTGTTGTTAACTTTATAGTAGACACATATAGGAGCATGTTGTTGTGCACCATTGAGCTCGCTGTACGAGGGACTTTGGAAATTTTGATATCTGCTGTGCAAACTGTGAGTAAAGAACTACCTGGCGTGCATCTAGCTAACGCTTCTTAGATTTCTCACTCGATCACGGATACTTTGAATTCAGTTCGTAGTAATATACAAGATGATGTCAATGACGCCAACAATATTATCCAGGCTGCTGTAAGCGCTATCAATGTGGGTTGCGTTCCTGTTCATAGATACAGACATAGCTCATCTTATTTCCAGAAAGTGACAACACTTGTTAGTTTAAACATCTCTGTACCCGAGTTCTCTATCCCTGCATTGTCATTCCTGGAGAATGTTACAATCCCTACTACATTTTGAGGACAGCCTAATCACCCTTTaacttcttccttcccacGCTGAAAGGACCTGAAGGAAAAAATGGACCAAATTATTGATACCCCTTTTGAGGCTCTTATCAGCGAGATCAATTCGACTCGTCTCGAAATGGCGGCTAGTTTCAACTCATCCATTCTTCCTGTTCCTTCGCTGTCTTCCCTTTCAGCCTACGGTGCCGACGATCTTTCCAAGGAGCTCTGCTCTGATCTCGACACTTCTTTGATTGACGATGCTGCCAAGGCATTACACAGGCTTTCCAGTATTGCAATCGGTTTGATGTTTCTTTTGCTTTTCCTTGTTTGGGCTACTCTGGCAATATGGGAATGGCGTAAGTGGAAGCTCATGAAGGACACAATCGACAGCATTGAGCAAGAGTGGCATAGGGATGGAAAGAGTGATGCGTGGAGAATGGTGGCTATTGTTGAGCACCCAATGTTGGAAAGATATTCCGGTACTTTCTTGGGGAAGATAGCCAAAACGCCACGCATGAGGACAAATATACGATGGTTCTGTAAGTGTCGCAATTTTTCGAATAACTGTTCGATTGACAGTAGGCAGTATCCTATCTCGCTCATCCGACTTGTCTTGCACTCCTGTTCATATCACTGCTCGGTTTTCTCTCCATACAATTCCAGCTAATCGCTCTCAGTGCTCTCAAGGCACATGCACAGTCTAATGCCAATGCCACTGTTACCACTTCCACGAACTCACTTGTTACGAAGTTGAACGCCATGGCCTTGAACAGTAGCCAAGAATATGCCGATTCATATAACAAAGCTATTGCAGAGTATCAAGATAGGATTAACAATGAGCTCTTTGGAAGCTGGGTGAACACTACATCAGTCACTCTTAACTCCACCCTTGTAGAATTTTATGACGAAGTTGAGAAGGGTGAAGCACATTCCTGGATTTTCCCTGAGGAAGATAATACTAACGAATCATCAGCACTCAATGCTTCATTCGGGAGCACAATTCTCTACAACCCGATCAACACTTTCATCTACTGTATTCTCGGCTCCAAAATCACCAACCTCGAAAAGGGTCTCACTTGGATATCTGAGCACGCCTTTATTGACCTCCCTACGTTTCCATCCgacatccttcttctctccaatGCCTCAATGAACGAAATCGCGACTCCTattgctgctgctgccgtCGGTTCTGGAGATGATAATGACGATGATGGTATAGTTGGAACGCTGATCTCTCATTTTGAGAGTGCGCTCAATGTGGAAAGAACTTTCTACGGTATCTTGCTGGGTGTCTGGCTGGCACTGTTCCTGATAGGCCTAGCGGTGGTGGTTTGGCACAGTGGTGGACGCGGAAAGTTTAGGGCTTTGCGACGTGTACCGTCCTTTTCCAGTCCACCTGGCTACAGTCCTCCTGAGCCCAAACAGCCAAGATGGAAAGCATGGTTAACCAACAACCATCCCATCTACGACTCCTACGCAGAGAAGCAATTCAGCGGCACAACACCAACCAATCCTCCAGAAAATTACGCCCACGTTGAAGTTTTTAATGCGAACAAGGGAAACGGCGGCGATGAGAAGAGCTTCTTCAAAATGCGAGATCCACATGCCGCTCGATTATCTGGATCTCATGCTTCTTCTGCTGTTCGTTCCACTACTCCCTCTTTAGCTGGGCCTGTGCAGAGCTTGTTCAAAGCCACAGGACGCAAGCTCACTGGTACCTTGACACTATATGATAATGAAGTACCCCTAGTACCAACACATACTTCTGAAAAGTATCCTCGAGATCTTGCCAACTCACCATTCCCTCGACCTTCCTCAGAGCCATCTGAGTCAATGGCAGCTCAATTATTTTGGGTGGACAAGTTTTATGGTGTCTTCGAAGGTGTAAAGTCCCTGTTTCCGACAAGAGGTCAGCGTCATGGAGCAGCATTGGCGAGGGAAGCTGGTCAAAGAACAGAAGGAAGTTTCGGGGTGAGTCAATTGGCCACTTCCCAGAGCCAGAGCCCAGGGCACGACTGGATTGGCGGACATCAAAATCTTCCTGAGAAAAGGGCAAGAGCAGAATGGTCAATAGTTGATCCAGAAATGATGGGTCGCACTTTGGGCAAGGATCAAGGGAGATACCCCGAAGTTCTCCCACTTAGCGAAATGGCAGCTGAAAGTTACGATCCCCAGCCTGTCTACCCACGACCAATGTCTCGAGCTCCGACGGTCGGAGGAGGTATGGTCATCCCTTCAACCGAATTTTACTTGGACAATTTCCAAAACACACACCCACCTAAAAATAACCAAGATTCTAACGATTACTTTGAGGAGTATACGAATCTTCCCATTCCAGCTTTTCAAGGGATAATAGCAGGCACGGCGCAATCACCTCTCCCGCCCCTTCTTCCATGTCATATCTTGCCGCCGGCCCACGGTTAGTAAGTGCCTCCAAGGTACGAGTGGGCGTAGGATACGAGGAGGGACAGGTTACAAGGCCGTTAATCGGAATCTTGAAGGAATTACAGGAGAAACGGATGAGGGAAGATCCCTTTGGCGATCGATGATTACGAATCAGGGCTTTGAGCGTCGAAGACGAGGCATGATAACAGGCACGGAACTGTATGAGAAGGCCTTGTTGTTGCACATTGTTGTTGCACATCGGTAAAGCCGAATAATTGGTGATTTGTACCTGTAAGAAAATGTGGAATTTGCCATGATGTACCAATAATGCAACTTGCAATTGATACACCTATTGAAACTAAACACCCCTATTTGTGTCCGTAGAGCTTTTGGACCCAGACCCTATAGGACACTATGTTCTGCAATTATGCAACAGGAGGCTTCTGAAAGCAGAGACATCACAAAGATTGTCCATGTCAGTTTACTAAAAAATCCTCTGTATACAAACAAGCAAGAAGATAGTACTATTACTATGTGGCGTCACCTCGAATGGCTGACGAAGGGGACATATGTTATGGGGCGTTAACGGGCTGATCCCCCCCTTTTCGGCTCCTCATCATTATTCCATCTCCTGCATCCTACGTATTACACCCTGCCCCTaaaaaagaacaaaagACAAGCGGATGAGTGTTACTAAATGGCAAGTGTGAGAGCCCAGCACGTGACTGAAAATTACGCTAGCAGAACCTTGTTGAGGCGTCGACTAGCATGGGGTAGATTTACCGCGGAATGCCGGCGGCTAGTGTAAGCCCCAATTGCTTTAGATCTCATTTCCCTATATTGCCCAATACAAGAACATTTACGGCCCATTTTACAGAACGCCTTTAAAATCCCCCTAATGTGGTAATTGTCTCTGAGCATGGATGCTCATTTTCTTCAACCAATGAGGGCATGAATCACGGAGACTGTCAGCTTTCATTCCTGAATCCTCCTAGCCTGTGATTGGCCCAAATAATTCTGTCAGGTCATAATGAACGCTGGATACTTCTTTGCTCTGGCTCTATTGACCGCCAAAAACTATCTCTTTCAAAGTTGGGAAAGACTCCAGAAAACGGCCAAAAATCAGGCGCTTTGAAACAACCCCTACGTAATCTATCCGCCGCACTAGCTCCCTAGCATCGGCAACGGTACGGGTTCCCCAGACGTGACCGCATTTCGAATATGGTCCCCCGCAAATGCCCCACGTCAAAACCATTTTCGTAGCCGACGTGCCTAGCATAACCTTAAACTACGGATCATCCCTGGACTTCTGCTTGCCTTCTCTTTCGCCCCCTGAAGAACAGGAACCATGGATTCGTGACCTTCTTAGCTCAAGAGCGTATCGTCAGTCGTCATGCTACCATCCAAAATAGGATGGAAAACGGATGTTAGTAACAACATGTTCCTAGATATCGCAAGTAAGGGTTTTTCTGTGGGGAAAAGTTACGCCGTGTCGTACATCTGGCCCTAGTCTGATGTCGTTCCCGGTCGGACGGGAAAATGACCAATCTTGCCGATAACAATCCGAATGCGTGAGGGAGTGATATATAAGTAATGCTTGGAAGCCCACGATGTGACTTTCCTCCATTCTTCAACGAAGCTGAGTACAACGAACACCACAAGTCAAGATGTTCTTCAAGAGGAAAACAGCCAGCCTCACAGCTGTCGACTATACCGACCTTTCAAAGTCACAACAGTACTTTGCGTTTTCCCTGGTCTCCTCCCTGGTAGGTCATTCTGATTCAATGAATACAACGAAGCTTATTCTGAGCACAGTTCTTCCTTTGGGGTCTTTCTTACGGTCTGTTAGATGTCCTCAATAAGCACTTCCTCACAATCTGTAAGTTGGTTATGGATTTCTTTCCGAGCATGCGTAGCATTAAGTTGACGCTATTTGGTTAGTTGGTCTTACCAAGACCCAATCAACTTTATTGCAATTTGCCTATTTCATTTCATATCTGATTGTAGCCCCTCCTATGGGTATCTTCATGCGCAAATATGGTTACAAGAAGGTTCGTACTACTTAGTTTTTCTCAGCTTCCACTCACAGGTATGTAGGGTATCCACATTGGTCTCGGCCTCTTTTCCATTGGAGCGGTGCTCTTTTGGCCCTCGGCAAAATTTGAAAAGTACGGCATGTTCATTGCCTTCACTTTTGTTGCTGCTAGCGGTCTTGCAACCCTCGAAACGGCTGCCAACTCATATATTACCGTGCTCGGccctccttctcaatctGCCATGAGGTTGACCTTTGCCCAAGCCTTCAATGGTATCGCCACTGTGATTGGCCCCATTATTGCCTCCCATACCTTCTTTAACGGAGCCAACCAATACAGCTTGGACACTGTGCAATACGTGTACCTCGCTCTGGCTTGTTTTGCTTTGTTGCTCAACATCTTGGTGGGATTTGCGACGCTCCCCGAAGTTAAGCAGGTAATCACCGCTGAACAGGAAGACAAGATCTCTGGTCAGAGCTTTTGGAAGCAATACCACACTCTCTTTGGAGCCCGTGAGTTTGGCTTTCTGGAGTTCTCCAAAATGATTTAGCTTACTCCAAATAAGTTTCTCAATTTTTCTACACCGGTGCCCAGGTTGCTGTGGCCTCCTTCACCATATTCTACATCACCGAGCAGCCCGGAATCTCTCCTCCCTTCTCTTCCGCAACTGCTTCAAATCTTTTCTCGGGATGCCAAGCCGTCTTCACCCTTGGTCGATTCCTCGGTGTCATTTACTTGCGATGGATTGACCCCTCATTTGCCTTGTTTGTCAACGGTGTCGGCCTTTGCTTGTTCAGTATTTTGACAGCTACAATTCCTGGCTACGGCGGTATTGCATGCTTGTTCctgatcttcttcttcgagTCGTGAGTATCATAATGATCACAAACAACCTCGGTTGATTCACACTAACGCGTTCGTTTGCTAGCGTCTGCTACCCCGTCATCTTCAGTGTCGCCACCGCCGACCTCGGAACTTACGCCAAGATTGGTTCTGGTGTCGTTGCTTTGGGTGTCTCTGGTGGTGCCGCCTACCCATCTATCCAAGGTGCCGTTGCAGACCATGTCAGCACATGGCGATCGTTCTTCATCCCTCTTACTGGTTTTGTTCCTTTGATGGTTTATGGCTTCACCATGTGGATCATCAACAGCAGGAAGTACAGCGGAAAGTTGACCATTTGGAACAAGAAAGTGAGTGTCAAAAGGTTACTTATTTCTAAATACAATCGGTTGCTGATGGCTTGCGATAGACTGCTCCCAATGTTGAAGCTATCCAGGAAGCTCAAGTCGAAGTTGCGGCTGAGAAGTTGGAGACAGCTTCTATTGACAGCGACCGGAAAGCCGCTCAAGATTTCAAAGAATATGCCTAAACCGGGGGTTTCTTCATTGTATACAGATAGTGAGCAAATGGGCTTAGAGGAAGTATCACTTCTCTTAGTTGTTTTTGTATAAATATGACGCAACGTTAGATCGTTGGCCATGGTATTTAAAAATATGGGACATGGTATTTAGAAATTTGGGACTGCGTGATGGTATTTCATACTTCAGTGTTGCTTTCACCTTTTTGTACAGCTTCTACCGCCGCATTGATGGAACCTCGCCCGTCTTCCTTAATCATGGCAAAACTTTAGACTGACGAGTCCCCCCTGAGCTATCCAGAATCCTTCTCTTAACGAGGTTCTGTAAAAAGAAAATCCAGAGCTTTATTTTGGTTTAATGAGAGTGCAATGTATTGATTGATGGAACCTAGTCCAGTCATCCGACAAGCAAAACTCATGAGCCAAAAGGAAAGGATGTTCCTTGAGGACACTCGACTTACCACGAGGGGCAATTCGTCGTTTGTGAATACCTCGTTgacttcttctcccatccAATCTATTCAATTGATTCTGTGCATCCTGAGCTAAGATCTCTTCCATCGCTGTGATACCAGCGACCAGTGCTAGCGGGAAGTTGCTGAAGGTCCCTCCATGTGATCTAGCATTTTCTTCCCTCGCATCAAAATCTAGATCATATGTCGATCAACATTGTGAACATACTCGTTGACCTGATGCGTCCTGCGATGATATAGAGAAACAAACGCTTGTTTCTTCATAGtttttctccttcccccCAAAGGCTCCAAAGGTGGAACTCTCTCTAAACAAGTTGCCCATGGCTGTTGACGTCCGGCGTGACACCTAAATCTTTTGGCGTCCCCCAGTCGAAAATCGGGGTTTTGAACTTCATCGAATATGAGAAGAACAGTCGCGATCGGAAAAGCTTTGAAGTCGTGCATGGTCATCAGGAATCTGTGAGATGCGTCGGTTAATCCTTTTGGTCACAAAACTCAACAAGACAGCGATAGAGTAGTGAAGAGCGCTCACGCAACCGCCTGCACCACGCATAGGTTCAACGAGAATAGCTCGTGTTTCAAATG includes the following:
- a CDS encoding Plasma membrane fusion-related protein, putative (Hypothetical Protein), which codes for MPYPHPPPKFVSSDEIIPLSPSVRTPFAQYVASPLPATPHTAYSPPSSSQQSAISPLRPYLTLLPRVMLTFFSPYLLPMILTISHLIQNRSSTASLATSLKSSVLSACSGLAKGASSIKTLPRYLAMQTNQEAIRATQASILAIGTMLMDAIAIIEAVVNFIVDTYRSMLLCTIELAVRGTLEILISAVQTISHSITDTLNSVRSNIQDDVNDANNIIQAAVSAINKVTTLVSLNISVPEFSIPALSFLENALISEINSTRLEMAASFNSSILPVPSLSSLSAYGADDLSKELCSDLDTSLIDDAAKALHRLSSIAIGLMFLLLFLVWATLAIWEWRKWKLMKDTIDSIEQEWHRDGKSDAWRMVAIVEHPMLERYSGTFLGKIAKTPRMRTNIRWFLSYLAHPTCLALLFISLLGFLSIQFQLIALSALKAHAQSNANATVTTSTNSLVTKLNAMALNSSQEYADSYNKAIAEYQDRINNELFGSWVNTTSVTLNSTLVEFYDEVEKGEAHSWIFPEEDNTNESSALNASFGSTILYNPINTFIYCILGSKITNLEKGLTWISEHAFIDLPTFPSDILLLSNASMNEIATPIAAAAVGSGDDNDDDGIVGTLISHFESALNVERTFYGILLGVWLALFLIGLAVVVWHSGGRGKFRALRRVPSFSSPPGYSPPEPKQPRWKAWLTNNHPIYDSYAEKQFSGTTPTNPPENYAHVEVFNANKGNGGDEKSFFKMRDPHAARLSGSHASSAVRSTTPSLAGPVQSLFKATGRKLTGTLTLYDNEVPLVPTHTSEKYPRDLANSPFPRPSSEPSESMAAQLFWVDKFYGVFEGVKSLFPTRGQRHGAALAREAGQRTEGSFGVSQLATSQSQSPGHDWIGGHQNLPEKRARAEWSIVDPEMMGRTLGKDQGRYPEVLPLSEMAAESYDPQPVYPRPMSRAPTVGGGETDEGRSLWRSMITNQGFERRRRGMITGTELYEKALLLHIVVAHR
- a CDS encoding uncharacterized protein (Similar to TIGR gene model, INSD accession AAW44264.1), with amino-acid sequence MFFKRKTASLTAVDYTDLSKSQQYFAFSLVSSLFFLWGLSYGLLDVLNKHFLTIFGLTKTQSTLLQFAYFISYLIVAPPMGIFMRKYGYKKGIHIGLGLFSIGAVLFWPSAKFEKYGMFIAFTFVAASGLATLETAANSYITVLGPPSQSAMRLTFAQAFNGIATVIGPIIASHTFFNGANQYSLDTVQYVYLALACFALLLNILVGFATLPEVKQVITAEQEDKISGQSFWKQYHTLFGALSQFFYTGAQVAVASFTIFYITEQPGISPPFSSATASNLFSGCQAVFTLGRFLGVIYLRWIDPSFALFVNGVGLCLFSILTATIPGYGGIACLFLIFFFESVCYPVIFSVATADLGTYAKIGSGVVALGVSGGAAYPSIQGAVADHVSTWRSFFIPLTGFVPLMVYGFTMWIINSRKYSGKLTIWNKKTAPNVEAIQEAQVEVAAEKLETASIDSDRKAAQDFKEYA
- a CDS encoding 20S proteasome beta-type subunit, putative; Pre7p (Similar to TIGR gene model, XP_571254.1), which codes for MALYAPPPPSYQDHAAGPVQHHGFNPYSDNGGSILAIAGKDFSIIAGDTRQSEGYSIQTRYARKVWQLTDKVVLATNGFAADGNNFVKRVKQRLEWYEHAHNKPMSLKSIARMIQTMLYGKRFFPYYVYNILGGIEEDGSGAVYSFDPVGSYEREACRAAGAAQSLIQPFLDNQVYFKNQQPEPGAAPFVPGNLPLSTVLSLVVDSFTSATERHIEVGDGMEIYVVMAKERSTDDLLGEGNLLPGMEVEELHPLGEGGGERSFLVKMPLKRD